The genomic DNA GTGCAGGGCGGGCATCGTGGCCGCTCTGTATGCCGTGCTGACCTTCGCTTTGGGAAATCTGTCGTTCGGAACTTTGGGGTTCCAGATCCGTCCCGCGGAGGCTCTTACTATTTTACCCCTCTTTTACGCGGAATGCGTGCCCGCGCTGTTCGTGGGCTGCCTGATCGCAAACCTCATTTCCCCCGTCGGCCCGTGGGATATTTTCGGCGGAAGCCTGATTTCCCTCATCGCCGCGCTGTGCACTTATTTTGCGGGAAAACTGATCAGAAACACGCCGCTGAAACTGGCCGTCGGCGGACTGTTCCCCGTAGCGCTCAACGCGTTCGGCATCGCCGCGATCATCGTATTTACCGCAGGCGAGGCGCTCTCTTATCCCTTTATGGTGCTTTCTCTCGCCGTGACGCAGTGCGTATGGGTCTATGCGCTGGGCGTTCCCCTCTACTTCGGCGTGCGTTCCCTGCGCGAACGCGGCATTCCCGCTTTTTGCGACGAGCGCCCCGTAAAACCGATCTCGTAAACAACAAGCCCCGCGGCACAGCCGCGGGGCTTTTCCAATATTTGCCAATACTTTTTTCAAAAAAAAGTGCTTGACAATCGCTCTTCAATCATTTATAGTATTACAAAGAGGATTATGTTGCATTTACAACAAGGAGTGGGGAGTGGAAATTACGACGTCCCTGTTTGACGGGGTTACAAAAGACGAATACGACGCGATGATGGTCTGTTTCAAGGCCGTGGTGAAGACCTATAAAAAGGGAGAAGAGATCACGGTCGGGCACGACCGCGTAGGCGTGGTGCAGAAAGGCAAAGCCAGCCTTTTGAAGACCGACCT from Candidatus Borkfalkia ceftriaxoniphila includes the following:
- a CDS encoding QueT transporter family protein, which translates into the protein MKKFTTKMLCRAGIVAALYAVLTFALGNLSFGTLGFQIRPAEALTILPLFYAECVPALFVGCLIANLISPVGPWDIFGGSLISLIAALCTYFAGKLIRNTPLKLAVGGLFPVALNAFGIAAIIVFTAGEALSYPFMVLSLAVTQCVWVYALGVPLYFGVRSLRERGIPAFCDERPVKPIS